In one window of Pseudoliparis swirei isolate HS2019 ecotype Mariana Trench chromosome 15, NWPU_hadal_v1, whole genome shotgun sequence DNA:
- the mapkap1 gene encoding target of rapamycin complex 2 subunit MAPKAP1: protein MAFLDNPAIILAHIRQSHVTSDDTGMCEMVLIDQDVDLEKCQLALVPGGSSCGSAGSGSLFEGGGSAPDGHGCDLSQSMDITSSWDFGIRRRSNTAQRLERLRKERQNQIKCKNVQWKERSMINSQSVEDLGSLFEKRDFKDRPRTTTGTKSTLSLRLEQCPQQLNNPFNEYSKFDGKGHIGTTATKKIDVYLSMQLAQEKVHPMTVVTIANARVHDLIGLICWQYTCESSEPKLNENVNAYCLHIAEDDGEVDTDFPPLDSNEPIHKFGFNTLALVEKYSSPGLASRQSLFVRINAAHGFSLIPVDSLKVTMKEILQKALKKRKGSQKGSGPMYRLEKQTEPNVSVDLDSTLESQSTLEFCLVRENSSRGEESSEEDPPIDVTTVQDMLSSHHYKSFKISMIHKLRFTTDVQLGVSGEKVEIDPVTNQKASTKFWIRQKPISIDSDHLCACDLVEERSPSHAIFKVTYLSNHDYKPLYFESDAATVNEIVLKVNYILESRASTSRADYFAQKQRKLSRRTSFSFQKEKKSGQ, encoded by the exons atGGCTTTCTTGGATAACCCGGCCATTATCCTGGCCCACATCAGACAGTCCCACGTGACCAGCGATGACACGGGAATGTGCGAGATGGTACTGATCGACCAGGATGTGGATCTGGAGAAGTGCCAGCTGGCTCTGGTACCCGGCGGCAGCAGCTGCGGGTCGGCGGGGTCGGGCTCCCTGTtcgagggggggggcagcgcgCCGGACGGCCACGGCTGCGACCTCTCCCAGTCCATGGACATCACCTCCAGCTGGGACTTCGGCATCCGCCGGCGCTCCAACACAG CCCAAAGACTCGAACGGTTAAGAAAAGAACGTCAGAACCAAATCAAATGTAAAAACGTTCAATGGAAAGAGAGGTCGATGATCAACTCCCAGTCGG TGGAAGACCTGGGCTCCCTGTTTGAGAAGCGGGACTTTAAGGACCGGCCGCGGACCACCACAGGTACCAAGTCCACCCTCTCCCTGCGGCTGGAGCAGTGTCCCCAGCAGCTCAACAACCCCTTCAACGAATACTCCAAGTTCGATGGCAAG GGCCACATCGGCACAACGGCCACGAAGAAGATCGACGTCTACCTCTCGATGCAGCTCGCTCAGGAGAAGGTCCACCCGATGACGGTGGTGACCATCGCCAACGCCCGCGTCCACGACCTCATCGGCCTCATCTGCTGGCAGTACACGTGCGAGAGCAGCGAGCCCAAACTCAA CGAGAACGTGAACGCCTACTGCCTCCACATCGCCGAGGACGACGGCGAGGTGGACACCGACTTCCCGCCGCTGGACTCCAACGAGCCCATCCACAAGTTTGGGTTCAACACGCTGGCGCTGGTGGAGAAGTACTCCTCGCCCGGCCTCGCCTCCAGACAGTCGCTGTTTGTACGAAT AAATGCTGCTCATGGTTTCTCTCTGATCCCCGTGGACAGTCTGAAGGTCACCATGAAGGAGATCCTCCAGAAAGcactgaagaagaggaaaggcTCACAGAAAGGCTCGG GGCCGATGTATCGCCTGGAGAAGCAGACGGAGCCGAACGTCTCCGTGGACCTGGACTCCACGCTGGAGAGCCAGAGCACCCTGGAGTTCTGCCTGGTCCGGGAGAACA GCTCCAGGGGCGAGGAGAGCTCCGAGGAGGACCCGCCCATCGACGTCACCACGGTGCAGGACATGCTGAGCAGCCACCACTACAAGTCCTTCAAGATCAGCATGATCCACAAGCTGCGCTTCACCACCGACGTGCAGCTAG GCGTCTCGGGAGAGAAGGTGGAGATCGATCCGGTCACCAATCAGAAGGCCAGCACCAAGTTCTGGATTCGCCAGAAACCCATCTCCATCGACTCGGACCACCTCTGTGCCTGCGACctcgtggaggagaggagccccA GCCACGCGATATTTAAGGTCACTTATCTCAGCAACCACGACTACAAGCCGCTGTACTTCGAGTCGGACGCCGCCACGGTCAACGAGATCGTGCTCAAG